A stretch of DNA from Rattus rattus isolate New Zealand chromosome 18, Rrattus_CSIRO_v1, whole genome shotgun sequence:
tgagtacactgtagctgtcttcagacacaccagtagagggcatcccatctcattacagatggttgtgagccgccgtgTGGTGGCTGGGacttgaattcaggacctctggaagagcagtcagttctctcaactgctgagccgtctctccagccccccagatttttttttttttaattattatgtggaCCTCAGACTCGCAATGTTGTAGTCATCATGCAGATTGTTTTTATAGTCTAATCCTAACTGTTattcccccgcccccagccttGCACATAGTGGCTCATCATGCATCTGTGGGTGAAGGCTAGCCCAGTTGCATGCTGTGTCTGTGCACCCCTCTCCCCTGCCTTCTGAGACCTCACAAGGAGGCTGTTCCGGAGTCTAGGGTTCAAGGTGCTAACAAGGTTAATGCTGGACCCTACTTACCCACTGGATATCAGAGCCGTTTTCTCCAAACGCAGCTTCTTCCTGGGCTCCATCAGGACTGAAAAGGGCCCCGGGGAAGCCTCACTCTCATCATCCAGTTCTGCCAACACTTTATGAGCCGATTTCCTCCGGTTTCTTGTGGGTGGAGCGGGTGAAGCTCCCACTTCCGCTGGCTGAGTGGGAACGGCCAGGCTCTGCGGCCGGCCACCGCCACGGGAGAAGGTGAGAGGCTGGGGCTGCAGCTTGCTGAGGCTGCCGATGGAATTGAGAATCAGTGTGGCCTTGGGGGCAGAGGAGAGGGTGCTGAGTGGCCTCTGAGGTGCCCCTTGTGGGGGCAGCATGGGCTGGAAACCGGCCCCAGTTTTTCCCTTGGACCGAGGGACCGTGATGGCGGCAAAGTCCTGAGGTTTGACCCGGACTTGTTGGAACATGAAGTAGAATTCAGAGGAGCTGGTTCCTGCTTGCCCTTCGGGGCCAAAGGTCAGGAGGTCACCGTCACTCAACTCCAGCCTGTGTCCCCTTGGGAGTCGGACATTATTGACCAAAGTCCCTGTTAATGGTGAGACAGGAGACGATTGACAAGAACAGGAACAGGCTTCTAGTCAGAAGTACCATGATGGTCTGGCCATTCGAGTCCCCACCACCGccaccaggagaacacagggtCAGGCATTAAACTCCAAGAAGCAAGCTTATTTTTCCCAGAACCCAtgattcctcctgcctcagctctgaaGTGCTGAGATCACTGAGTACACTACTAATACTTTCTGTCGCCTCTGGCTGTCATTCTCTTTGTCTCACACCTAACACAGAATAAGACCTAGCCTATAACACCCTGAGCACTCACTTGCCTGTTGGGGACTAATGCCCAGGACACATCAGATAGGGCTTCTCCAAACCTGGTGTTTGACCTAACAGGAATCTAAGAACTGAAGACAGAATGCTGAATTTTAAACCCCAgccttgggggatgggggggctGCCTTGGGTTAGGACAGAATGCCTAGGTCACTAGAACACTCATAACTGCCTTAGTGACTTAGTGACTGTTTGCAAGGTGCAAACAGTCAGATCTGAGCTTAATACTAGAACCATAGAATTTGATGAAAGTCAACACACCCCTCCTTGGTCCTGTGTGAGCTAAAACCAGACAAACAGGTTAGTCCTGTGAAGAGCTGACAGAAGCATAGTTCTCCTGGCCAATTAAGACTGGACCATGACCACTCGACAGAGACTGACAGGACTCTGGGAAGTACGAAGCAGGTTCCCAGAGGCTCCCCTTTCTCATGCCTACCTGGGGGCTGTCTGCTCACTGCTTACCTTGGCTGCTGTGATCCTCCAGGCTGACCCTCCAGTCGTCCCCTTGGAGTTCAGCATGCAGTTCTGCATGGACCCCAGAGATGAGGCCAGGCTCCTGCTGGGGCCGCAGGGCCACATCACACAGGTCAGCCCTGCAGCCCAACCGATAGGTGCAGCCAGACTTGGATGGGGGGTGGAAGGTGTAGAGATCACCGCCCCTGCCGCCCCCTATGCGCAGCAGCTGGAAGCAGGGCAGCATGGGGGTGCCCCCTGTGCACCACTCCTCCCACTTTAGCAGTCCATTCCCCTCTTCTACTCCTGGGTCATGCACCGTGGGCTTCGGTTCAGTTCTCTCCGATGCCAACTTAGGAAGTGCAGATTCAGAGCGCCCAAGGCCTGGACATGCACCACAGCAGAGGTTGTCAAGATGAGGTTTTAAGAAAAAACTCTAGCAAAGTCCTGATGCGATGCAAAACCAGGAAGACGTCCTACGGCAACACAGTGAAGCCGGATCCCCAGGCCGCTCAACATCCGGGAGCCTTTGACAATCTGTGCAGGGCAAAGCTAGTTTAATCCGCAGCTGGGAACATGCAGAGGGGGTGAAAAGGGTCGTGCTACACAAACGTGCGTGCGACACGACCCTGTCGCCCTAAGTGTAACCTGGAGCCTGAGAACTTATGGTCAAACTTGCTAATCTAACTGGGGTaccccttccatcctcccccgCTCTTGGGGCCAGTTCCCCTGAGAAAAGTGAATCCGCTGTCACCCACAAAGGGCGGTGCAGACGGGTCCCTAATTCTGTAACAAAGTGGATCTCACCCTTTCCTTTTTTCGCTCGCGGGGTAAACTGAGGAAAGAGACTCAGCACCCTGGGCGCCGCGCTCCCGCCGCGGTTTGACAGCCAGGGAAGCCGCCCCGAGGGCGCGGCTTGGGTGggcgagcgcgcgcgcgcgcgcgcgccgcGCAGACTCCTCCTTCGGAATTCCCGGGTCCGACTTTCGCGCCCGCGAGCCTGCTCCCGCCGTCTGCTTCTGATTGGTCATTTGAGTTGCGTCCCCCTGCTTTATTGGTCGGTGCGTGGGCAGGGGTTACCTATCTCCCGCCCTCCGCCACTTCTGATTGGCCGGCACGTTTTCCCGGGTTCCCGGGAAGGGGCGGGGCTGTCAGGGCGCGGAGAAGATCTTGGGCGTCGGTGTTCCTGCGTGCACCTTTCGTCTTCCTATTTCCGGTAGGGGAGAAATGGTGCTGTAGAGCAGCCCGCCAACACACCCGCTTCGCGCATGCGTGATCAGGGTGTGGCGTCTAGACTGGGAGATAAGTGTAAGGGGCGTGGCAAGAGGGCGGATCTCGCGCTGGGTAAGGGGCGTTCGGGCAGAGTCAGTTGGGGGCGGAAAGAGTCTGAGAGGGGGTACAAGGGGGGCGGAGGGGGGGTCCACAGGGCAAGAGGGGTACAGGAGTCGGGTCAAGGGACAGATGAGGAGGTCAAGACAGCCTCAGAGTTCAGGGTGGTCCTGATAgggttgaggcaggagtgtgtgcgggagaggagaggggggagacaggacagagagccACCAAGATAATTCCATCGAGAAAGATTCAGACTAGGACTTAGGACTAGGAAGAGAAGCGGGTAGGAATTTCGGGGGTcgagtgaaaaaaaaatacttgaattaACGGAAGTGGGGGAAAGGAGATGCTGTAGGACTCTGAAGAGAGGTTCATCGGGGATGGAAATCCCCTAGGGGATAGAGTGCAACTGAAGCCGGTTACAGAGAGGCACAGATGAGTTAGCAGGAAGCTGGCTTCCCAGCAACGGGCTCCAGGCTGCGCGGGTTCCTCCCTCGGGGATCCTAGGGAAGCCGCTTAACCCCACATGTGGCCTCATTCTTCTGGGGCCAGGCCTTGGGCTAACCCTTTAATAGGAAATGACCCAGAAATCGTGACTCGATGGTGCCTAGATGGGCTTCCCAACGGGCCTACCATTCCGTGGCGAGGACTGTGGAGACTGGGTTCCCTATACTGTGTTCAGAGAGTCCTGAGCTGCAGGGACCGTAGACACTTAAGGAGGAAGGTAAAGGCAACACCCAGAATCCTGTAAGTAGAAGCAAGCCTTCATCTCAGCAAATTTACCTTAGGGTTGTCGCCTTGGTTCGTTAGAGCATGGTTGGGACAAACAAGTGGTTTGGCTATGGTCTGCCTTCTTAGGGAAGTAGGAAAAGAGAAGCCTATGGCCGGATAGACCTGCCAGTAACTTAAGGATTATGACTTTGTTGTTATAGGGCTTTCTCTTTGGAAGGTGGTCTGAAAATTGAATTGGAGTGTCCTTGTTTCTCCTGTTGTCCAGGGGAACATAGGTGACTGGAGACAAGAGCTAGAAGATTCATATAACAGGGAGATGCTGCCACCATCAGGTCAGTAAAGGTAGTcaaggaggccaggaggccaggagaccccaccccaccccaccccacccccgtgccCCCCAGAAACTGACAATCTTTTACTCTTGTGACCCCTCAGGTTTTGATGGGCTGgttcctccctcccacttccaaGCTCGACCCCTCTCAACCCTGCCAAGAATGGCCTCGACCTGGGCTTCAAACGTTCCCTTGGTCCAATCTCCGCCTGGCCAAGATGTCTTAGAGAGGCGGCTAGACACTCAGAGGTCGACAGTGACCATGTGGGGACAGGATTTCTGTGGAGACAGGCAGGGGCTTGGGCGGAGAGGCAGGTAGGGATCTGTCAATCACCTCTTCCTCAGACTGACTAACGGCCTTCCATACAAACGTGCCTTCCTTTCAGCCCCCAGTTCTGTGACCTGTGTAGCTTTCCATAGGCCATTGTTGGCGCACACCACATCTGTCCGGGACAGCATAAAGAGATGTCTGGACTTAAATTCTCAACCGAATGAGGAATGTGGATGTCTTAAGGGAGGGGACAAGTTGTGCAGAAGCTGTTTTAAAGCAACATGACACGCAGCTTAGACATATTGACCCAGTTCTTTAGTAGGAATATGCAACTGGAGCGGGCTCTGCTCTGTGAATGTGTTTTAAGACTTGtatttagggggctggagagatggctcagcggttaagagcactgactgctcttcctggggtcctgagttctaatcccagcaaccacatggtgtcttacaaccaactgtaatgaaatctgatgccctcttctggtgtgtctgaagacagctacagtgtacttatatataataaataaataaatctttaaaaaaagacttaattttttaaaaaaattgttttaaagatttatttattatatacatatgtgtatgtgtatatgtatgtatgtgtgtgtaatatatatattgttCTGCCTACATGCATACCGGTGTACCAGAGGAGGGcacaagatcccattacagatggccataagccaccatgtagttgctgggaattgaactcaggatctctggaagagcagtcagtgctcttaaccactgagccatctctccagcccctggatttttatttttgagcccGACACggtctgcctttaatcccagcactagagagtcAAAGGTAGGCtgatctcttagttcaaggccCCATCCTGGTCTAGagactgagtttcaggacagtcagggctacatagacaaaAAACTTGtctagaaagaaaaccaaacaacaagaaagactttatttatctgtgtgtgagcatttatatttggaggccaaaagagggggAAGGATCCTGCGTAGttgggagttacaggcagctatcAGCCTTACAGTGtcggggctgggaactgaactcaggttctttgcAAGATCATCAAGCACTCTTAGCCCcccagccgtctctccagcccctgtggatACACGGCTCTGTGTGAATGAGAGGTCTTACCTTAGTATCTTTACCCCCCAGTATCCTGGAGCATCAGTCTGTCAGAGGGGGATGTTAGGAGACAGATTGTAAGGAACCATGGGCAAGTCATTACTAGCCTCCAGTGAAAGGGGATCCTGCCATCCTCAGGGACAGAGCTGCCTCAGGAGTCTCCACATTGCACGTTCAGATGTGCAGGACACTGAGTCACTTGTAAACCGAGTGCCTCAGACTCCTCGCGCGATGTACTGAGCGCTCACCCAAAGCCCGCACCGAAAGAGCAGGGTGCAGCCGTGGGTGCCCATAATCCCAGTTGCGACTTGCAAAGAGTCTCgggagaagccagaagccagcgTGCTGACGCAGTGCAAGCAGGCTTAGGGAAACCCCTGACAACCAAGAGGtcaggaagggaagcagaagacACCATCAGGAAACAGGAGCGACgttgtcttcaatttttttcccttGTTGCGTTTATATACTTCTCATGTGGATACGCACATGCGCGCATACATGCCCTGGTGCACAGATCAAAGAGTGGGGGCAGAGGATctcaagttcagggccagcctctgctgtgtactgggtcagcctgggctacatgagaccctgtctcaaacaaattgaaaaacaaaaatgtaaaaaaaaaaatcacttggcCCTTAGTTTCCGCCCCACCCCTTCCTTTGCCTTTATCTAGAATTCAGATATCTTCACACTCAAAACCTGTACCCCCCTTCCCCCATGTGCACGTTTGACGTTTAACGCATCTATCTGCTTGTGCGTAGATCTCTGGAGAGATGGTGTTCCTTGCCGATCTCACTAGCCCTTAGGTCGTCCGAGTGCAAATAGTGATGACCTCATGCGCTTAGTAGGGACTTGatgggtgatggtggtgtggtAGATGcatcgatcctcctgcctcagcttcagccCCTTGCTTCCACCCTCCCAGCAGCTCACCCGTGCCCACCTGTCTTTGAAGGTCTCTGGAGCTGGGGGTCTCCGGTGCCCTGAGCCAGCAGGCTGAGCTGATCTCTCGGCAGCTCCAAGAGTTGAGGCTGCTGGAGGAGGAGGTCCGGACCCTTCGGGAGACCTCCCTGCAGCAGAAGATGAGGTTAGAGTCTCAGGCCGTGGAGCTGGATGCTCTCGCAGTGGCGGAGAAGGCGGGGCAAGCCGAGGCCGAGGGCCTGCGCACCGCCTTGGCCGGAGCGGAAATGGTTCGGAAGAACCTGGAAGAGGCGAAgcagaaggagctggaggagattCACAGTCTGCACCAAGAGCAGGTGAACACGCAGCGGGGAGTGGCTTAAAAGCGTTTCAGGGCCCGCTGTCCAGTAAATCGCAAGGAGCCTCGGGAACAGCAGACCCGTGGGGCTGGGGGAGAACCTGGGTTTCCCTCAGGCTGCGTCTTTGAGTTACCTGTAGGAAGGTTCTCTGAATCAGTCAGCTCCAGACAGACATTGTGAGCGAGATGGGCTGGCTGGTGGTATgtcaaaaaaaatgacaaatgggggctggagagatggctcagtggttaagagtaccgactgctcttccaaacgtcctgagttcaattcccagtaaccacatggtggctcacaactatctgtaatgggatccgatgccctcttctggtgtgtctgaagacagctacagtgtgcttatatataatcaataaataaatctttttttaaaaaaaagacaaaaagccaCTGACAGGTTCTAAGTAACTGAGGCTGGAACTTGCAGTAGAGTGTCCCCCTGCCCTGCACGAGGCTACCGGTTCAGCCTCCGTGTCACCAGAAAagaaggcttttgtttttttaatttttgttgttgtcgagacagggtctcgctatgtagctgTGGCCAGCCTTgactcttgcttctgcctcccaagtgctaggatcaaaggtatGCACTGCCACACCGAGCttcagagagaaacagggaaataacacaatcagatttatattttatgtccAGAAAGACCTGGGCTTCAAGAAAGATTTGGCACTGGTGATGTTGACAGGGCTGGCTGGGCCGGCCCTGCAGGGGGAAGCAGGAGCCCCATCTGCTCCGCTGCCCCTGGCCTGGTTTGGGGTCTAGTGAGGAAGACCCTCCCTTCCTAGAGCACCCCCATCATTAC
This window harbors:
- the Tcf19 gene encoding transcription factor 19 isoform X2, yielding MLPCFQLLRIGGGRGGDLYTFHPPSKSGCTYRLGCRADLCDVALRPQQEPGLISGVHAELHAELQGDDWRVSLEDHSSQGTLVNNVRLPRGHRLELSDGDLLTFGPEGQAGTSSSEFYFMFQQVRVKPQDFAAITVPRSKGKTGAGFQPMLPPQGAPQRPLSTLSSAPKATLILNSIGSLSKLQPQPLTFSRGGGRPQSLAVPTQPAEVGASPAPPTRNRRKSAHKVLAELDDESEASPGPFSVLMEPRKKLRLEKTALISSG
- the Tcf19 gene encoding transcription factor 19 isoform X1, with protein sequence MLPCFQLLRIGGGRGGDLYTFHPPSKSGCTYRLGCRADLCDVALRPQQEPGLISGVHAELHAELQGDDWRVSLEDHSSQGTLVNNVRLPRGHRLELSDGDLLTFGPEGQAGTSSSEFYFMFQQVRVKPQDFAAITVPRSKGKTGAGFQPMLPPQGAPQRPLSTLSSAPKATLILNSIGSLSKLQPQPLTFSRGGGRPQSLAVPTQPAEVGASPAPPTRNRRKSAHKVLAELDDESEASPGPFSVLMEPRKKLRLEKTALISSGE